The proteins below come from a single Cannabis sativa cultivar Pink pepper isolate KNU-18-1 chromosome 3, ASM2916894v1, whole genome shotgun sequence genomic window:
- the LOC115711266 gene encoding tip elongation aberrant protein 1 isoform X2 encodes MRWERLQQLHSGQGQGEAQQRQQVGEISGPGKRWGHTCNAIKEGRFLYVFGGYGKDNCQTNKIHVFDTATQKWSEPVIKGTHPTPRDSHSCTTVGDNLYVFGGTDGMNPLRDLHILDTSSHTWISPCFRGEGPEAREGHNAALVGKRLFIFGGCGKSFSTNDEVYYNDLYILNTETFVWKRATTSGTPPSPRDSHTCSSWKNNVIVIGGEDGHDYYLSDVHILDTDTLVWRELNTTGQLLTPRAGHCTVALGKKLFVFGGFTDAQNLYNDLYMLDIDTGVWTKVTTIGDGPSARFSVAGDCLDPQKRGVLVVLGGCNKSLEALDDMFYLYTGITRESELRLEKLSLRKQLKLKCQEQLTPIQDNTLARLEGGVNRYQPSTVPIYGQAAIQNFSLMQQSKKTFQAKVTERISDGYTIETIIDGKPLRGILFSNRPDYHHKPIPTPSRKRVAAETGGAMSNGDYSSKTSSGVLKQDAAENKQVVNVNEESTSHVPCSEGAIIPTVKDQTPCDTSQPPQVTSDPGNEQLKDAPETNSKTPRETRTSSPPVGSGEVLKDIAPAPETDPMALDPVSSIH; translated from the exons ATGAGGTGGGAAAGGTTGCAACAACTCCATTCGGGGCAGGGCCAGGGAGAAGCTCAACAACGACAGCAAGTGGGTGAGATTTCTGGGCCAGGGAAGAGGTGGGGACACACCTGCAACGCCATTAAGGAAGGGAGGTTTCTCTATGTCTTTGGGGGTTATGGCAAAGATAACTGTCAGACTAACAAAATACACGTCTTTGACACCG CCACTCAGAAATGGAGCGAGCCAGTGATAAAAGGCACACATCCAACTCCCAGAGACAGCCACAGCTGTACCACTGTTGGTGATAATCTCTATGTGTTTGGGGGTACTGATGGGATGAATCCTCTCAGGGATTTGCATATATTAGACACTT CCTCACATACATGGATATCCCCATGTTTTAGAGGAGAAGGACCAGAGGCACGAGAAGGCCATAATGCAGCCCTTGTTGGTAAAAGATTGTTTATATTTGGTGGTTGTGGCAAATCTTTTAGTACTAATGATGAGGTGTATTACAATGATCTTTACATATTAAATACCG AGACATTTGTATGGAAACGCGCTACAACATCAGGCACTCCACCATCCCCACGCGATAGCCATACTTGCTCTTCTTGGAAGAACAATGTTATTGTGATTGGTGGTGAAGATGGGCATGATTATTATTTGTCAGATGTTCATATCCTCGATACAG ATACTCTGGTGTGGAGGGAGCTGAACACTACAGGTCAATTATTGACCCCTCGAGCTGGCCATTGTACTGTTGCTTTAGGCAAGAAATTATTTGTTTTCGGGGGATTTACGGATGCTCAAAATCTGTACAATGATCTTTATATGCTAGATATTG ATACAGGTGTATGGACCAAGGTGACAACAATAGGTGATGGGCCATCTGCTAGATTTTCTGTGGCAGGTGATTGCTTGGATCCACAGAAGAGAGGTGTTCTCGTAGTTTTGGGTGGTTGCAATAAAAGTCTTGAGGCACTGGATGACATGTTTTACTTATACACAG GGATCACTAGGGAAAGTGAGTTAAGACTAGAGAAATTATCTCTGAGAAAGCAATTAAAGCTTAAGTGCCAAGAACAACTCACTCCTATTCAGGACAATACTCTTGCTAGACTTGAAGGTGGGGTTAATAGGTACCAACCCTCGACTGTGCCAATTTATGGCCAAGCAG CTATACAGAACTTCAGTTTGATGCAGCAGAGCAAGAAAACCTTTCAAGCCAAGGTGACTGAAAGAATATCAGATGGATATACTATTGAAACAATCATTGATGGAAAGCCTCTTCGGGGAATCTTATTTTCCAATAGACCAGACTATCACCACAAACCTATTCCGACGCCTAGTAG GAAGCGGGTTGCTGCAGAAACTGGAGGTGCCATGTCAAATGGTGATTATAGCAGTAAAACAAGTTCTGGGGTCCTCAAGCAGGATGCTGCAGAAAACAAACAAGTTGTTAATGTTAATGAGGAATCAACATCTCATGTGCCTTGCAGTGAAGGGGCTATCATTCCTACAGTAAAGGACCAAACACCTTGTGATACTTCTCAGCCACCACAG GTCACTTCTGATCCTGGAAATGAACAGTTGAAAGATGCACCGGAAACGAACTCTAAAACTCCAAGAGAAACTAGGACAAGTAGTCCGCCTGTTGGTAGTGGTGAAGTTCTCAAAGACATTGCGCCTGCTCCAGAGACTGATCCTATGGCCCTTGATCCAG TTTCTTCCATACATTGA
- the LOC115711266 gene encoding acyl-CoA-binding domain-containing protein 6 isoform X1, producing the protein MRWERLQQLHSGQGQGEAQQRQQVGEISGPGKRWGHTCNAIKEGRFLYVFGGYGKDNCQTNKIHVFDTATQKWSEPVIKGTHPTPRDSHSCTTVGDNLYVFGGTDGMNPLRDLHILDTSSHTWISPCFRGEGPEAREGHNAALVGKRLFIFGGCGKSFSTNDEVYYNDLYILNTETFVWKRATTSGTPPSPRDSHTCSSWKNNVIVIGGEDGHDYYLSDVHILDTDTLVWRELNTTGQLLTPRAGHCTVALGKKLFVFGGFTDAQNLYNDLYMLDIDTGVWTKVTTIGDGPSARFSVAGDCLDPQKRGVLVVLGGCNKSLEALDDMFYLYTGITRESELRLEKLSLRKQLKLKCQEQLTPIQDNTLARLEGGVNRYQPSTVPIYGQAAIQNFSLMQQSKKTFQAKVTERISDGYTIETIIDGKPLRGILFSNRPDYHHKPIPTPSRKRVAAETGGAMSNGDYSSKTSSGVLKQDAAENKQVVNVNEESTSHVPCSEGAIIPTVKDQTPCDTSQPPQVTSDPGNEQLKDAPETNSKTPRETRTSSPPVGSGEVLKDIAPAPETDPMALDPDDKTLTSGEIEATTSMQN; encoded by the exons ATGAGGTGGGAAAGGTTGCAACAACTCCATTCGGGGCAGGGCCAGGGAGAAGCTCAACAACGACAGCAAGTGGGTGAGATTTCTGGGCCAGGGAAGAGGTGGGGACACACCTGCAACGCCATTAAGGAAGGGAGGTTTCTCTATGTCTTTGGGGGTTATGGCAAAGATAACTGTCAGACTAACAAAATACACGTCTTTGACACCG CCACTCAGAAATGGAGCGAGCCAGTGATAAAAGGCACACATCCAACTCCCAGAGACAGCCACAGCTGTACCACTGTTGGTGATAATCTCTATGTGTTTGGGGGTACTGATGGGATGAATCCTCTCAGGGATTTGCATATATTAGACACTT CCTCACATACATGGATATCCCCATGTTTTAGAGGAGAAGGACCAGAGGCACGAGAAGGCCATAATGCAGCCCTTGTTGGTAAAAGATTGTTTATATTTGGTGGTTGTGGCAAATCTTTTAGTACTAATGATGAGGTGTATTACAATGATCTTTACATATTAAATACCG AGACATTTGTATGGAAACGCGCTACAACATCAGGCACTCCACCATCCCCACGCGATAGCCATACTTGCTCTTCTTGGAAGAACAATGTTATTGTGATTGGTGGTGAAGATGGGCATGATTATTATTTGTCAGATGTTCATATCCTCGATACAG ATACTCTGGTGTGGAGGGAGCTGAACACTACAGGTCAATTATTGACCCCTCGAGCTGGCCATTGTACTGTTGCTTTAGGCAAGAAATTATTTGTTTTCGGGGGATTTACGGATGCTCAAAATCTGTACAATGATCTTTATATGCTAGATATTG ATACAGGTGTATGGACCAAGGTGACAACAATAGGTGATGGGCCATCTGCTAGATTTTCTGTGGCAGGTGATTGCTTGGATCCACAGAAGAGAGGTGTTCTCGTAGTTTTGGGTGGTTGCAATAAAAGTCTTGAGGCACTGGATGACATGTTTTACTTATACACAG GGATCACTAGGGAAAGTGAGTTAAGACTAGAGAAATTATCTCTGAGAAAGCAATTAAAGCTTAAGTGCCAAGAACAACTCACTCCTATTCAGGACAATACTCTTGCTAGACTTGAAGGTGGGGTTAATAGGTACCAACCCTCGACTGTGCCAATTTATGGCCAAGCAG CTATACAGAACTTCAGTTTGATGCAGCAGAGCAAGAAAACCTTTCAAGCCAAGGTGACTGAAAGAATATCAGATGGATATACTATTGAAACAATCATTGATGGAAAGCCTCTTCGGGGAATCTTATTTTCCAATAGACCAGACTATCACCACAAACCTATTCCGACGCCTAGTAG GAAGCGGGTTGCTGCAGAAACTGGAGGTGCCATGTCAAATGGTGATTATAGCAGTAAAACAAGTTCTGGGGTCCTCAAGCAGGATGCTGCAGAAAACAAACAAGTTGTTAATGTTAATGAGGAATCAACATCTCATGTGCCTTGCAGTGAAGGGGCTATCATTCCTACAGTAAAGGACCAAACACCTTGTGATACTTCTCAGCCACCACAG GTCACTTCTGATCCTGGAAATGAACAGTTGAAAGATGCACCGGAAACGAACTCTAAAACTCCAAGAGAAACTAGGACAAGTAGTCCGCCTGTTGGTAGTGGTGAAGTTCTCAAAGACATTGCGCCTGCTCCAGAGACTGATCCTATGGCCCTTGATCCAG ATGACAAGACTTTAACCTCGGGAGAAATCGAAGCAACAACATCAATGCAAAACTGA
- the LOC115710496 gene encoding uncharacterized protein LOC115710496, producing the protein MNSVRITSYLLMLKGRIQGKFLGKKGLCQGDPISPLLFVLVMEYLTRRLHHGALDNKFSYHLMCRSLKIISLYFADDLIIFCKGDAQSTQVIKSIFDYFSAFSGLKANLEKSLCSFRGVLGEEKNVLLQTLCLEEGSFPLKYLRVPMRPTKWRKEDCGLIIKKIKIILHTWASKHLLFAGRVQLIHSVLLGLRNSWMSIFILPQSVIKEVERLCRGFLWGVEGNRCKIHILSWEKVCLPKKYGGLGFLDGPT; encoded by the coding sequence ATGAACTCTGTGAGAATCACAAGCTATCTTTTGATGCTTAAAGGCAGGATTCAAGGAAAGTTTTTAGGAAAGAAAGGTCTTTGCCAAGGTGATCCAATATCACCTCTCCTGTTTGTTCTGGTTATGGAGTATCTCACCAGAAGACTTCACCATGGGGCATTGGACAACAAGTTTAGCTATCACTTGATGTGTAGAAGCCTTAAGATAATCTCTCTTTATTTTGCAGATGATCTTATTATCTTTTGTAAAGGAGATGCTCAGTCTACCCAAGTTATCAAATctatttttgattattttagtgCTTTTTCAGGTCTGAAAgcaaatcttgaaaaatcactATGTTCTTTTAGAGGTGTTTTGGGAGAGGAAAAAAATGTGTTGCTTCAAACTCTATGTTTGGAAGAAGGATCTTTTCCCCTTAAGTATCTTAGGGTTCCCATGAGGCCTACAAAATGGAGGAAAGAAGATTGTGGCCTTATCataaagaaaatcaagattatACTTCATACTTGGGCTAGTAAACATCTTTTGTTTGCAGGGAGAGTTCAGCTTATTCACTCTGTTCTTCTTGGTCTCCGAAACTCTTGGATGAGTATCTTCATCCTGCCTCAGAGTGTTATTAAAGAAGTTGAAAGGCTTTGTCGAGGTTTTCTTTGGGGAGTTGAAGGCAATAGATGCAAAATTCATATCCTTTCATGGGAAAAAGTTTGCCTTCCAAAAAAATATGGTGGTCTTGGTTTTCTTGATGGTCCTACATGA